Proteins encoded together in one Porites lutea chromosome 2, jaPorLute2.1, whole genome shotgun sequence window:
- the LOC140927939 gene encoding neuralized-like protein 2: MMRFHERHGTHVELSPCKTSAKRIKSFANAVVFSHRPLVFGETFLFEIEEQEKDWSGHVRCGITTHNPQTIKSVPPYLLPDMAQMGRTWVFAIKSTIQKPLGDEQLRDYGSHNFQRQEAGDKDTNPVFCGKKAREMQLRPTDVGSRIGVKVSPSGELYFFVNGIKFGPCALDVPVDKDLYVAVDVYGTTKKVQIIQCGVPTLVDLCCENIRKCVVSQADLNILPITSQLKKYIATF, encoded by the exons ATGATGCGTTTTCACGAAAGACATGGAACTCACGTAGAGCTTTCACCTTGTAAAACATCTGCAAAGCGCATAAAGAGCTTTGCTAATGCGGTCGTATTCAGTCATCGACCTCTAGTATTTGGCGAGACATTTCTTTTTGAGATCGAAGAACAGGAAAAAGACTGGTCTGGTCATGTGCGCTGCGGAATAACAACTCACAACCCGCAGACGATTAAAAGCGTGCCACCGTATTTACTGCCTGACATGGCGCAAATGGGAAGAACTTGGGTGTTTGCCATCAAATCCACCATACAAAAACCATTAGGAGATGAACAGCTTAGGGACTATGGAAGCCACAACTTTCAACGGCAAGAGGCTGGAGATAAAGACACTAACCCCGTGTTCTGTGGAAAAAAAGCACGTGAAATGCAACTCAGACCCACTGATGTTGGGTCACGTATAGGAGTTAAAGTTAGTCCTTCTGGAGAATTGTACTTTTTTGTGAATGGTATTAAATTTGGGCCCTGTGCTCTTGATGTTCCCGTGGATAAAGATCTGTATGTTGCTGTTGATGTTTATGGAACAACAAAAAAGGTGCAAATCATCCAATGTGGAG ttccCACACTTGTCGACTTGTGCTGTGAAAACATCCGGAAGTGTGTGGTGAGCCAAGCTGATCTAAACATTCTGCCCATAACATCACAGCTGAAGAAGTATATTGCTACATTTTAA